One stretch of Bordetella avium DNA includes these proteins:
- a CDS encoding SulP family inorganic anion transporter: MNLKRLFGPGLRKWRGVSAASARRDALAGLSVAAVALPVGLAYATMMGLPAASGLWAAIAGMLGYALFGASRTLVVGPDTATCTLIAATLTGLSIVDPQARLAAAAGMAVVVGLGCLLARVFRLGVLANLLSRPVLVGYMAGVSVTLAWSQLAILTGAGPHSSDLLRPFDAVTRLVTGAHPATLVLGLICCAALAAQRIWRPRWPGAVVLVAASCVLSWALNFPGLGIAVVGEIPAGLPSFQLPEDFRNVPGFLLGAGGVLLVSFSSGIVTARSFATVSGEEVEPNRELVGFGAANLAAGLFQGFVVTGADSRTAVSLSSGATSPLASIVAALTLGVIVSVATGLLYWLPQPVLAAILLFAAMHLFQWGAFVQLARVSRAELGFAVLAAVGVVFFGVLGGVVTAVTATLMYVMYVTANPRDALLGRLPGDHALCKLHLNPSAAAAVRAMSWRWRAMPNGLFWMPRP, translated from the coding sequence ATGAATCTGAAACGCTTGTTCGGACCTGGGCTGCGCAAATGGCGCGGTGTCAGCGCAGCGTCGGCGCGGCGCGATGCGCTGGCTGGCCTGAGCGTCGCCGCCGTGGCGCTGCCCGTAGGCCTGGCCTATGCCACCATGATGGGCTTGCCTGCCGCCAGCGGCCTGTGGGCGGCGATTGCCGGCATGCTGGGCTACGCGCTCTTCGGCGCCTCGCGCACCCTGGTCGTCGGCCCGGATACCGCCACCTGCACCTTGATCGCCGCGACGCTGACCGGCCTGTCTATCGTTGATCCGCAGGCACGTCTGGCGGCCGCAGCCGGCATGGCCGTAGTGGTGGGGCTGGGTTGCTTGCTGGCTCGCGTGTTCCGCCTGGGCGTCTTGGCCAATCTGTTGTCGCGGCCTGTGCTGGTGGGTTATATGGCGGGCGTGTCCGTCACGCTGGCCTGGTCGCAGTTGGCCATCCTGACCGGCGCGGGGCCGCATTCTTCCGACTTGCTGCGCCCCTTTGATGCCGTGACCCGGCTCGTCACGGGCGCCCATCCCGCCACCTTGGTCTTGGGTTTGATCTGCTGTGCCGCGCTTGCCGCGCAGCGCATCTGGCGGCCTCGCTGGCCGGGGGCCGTTGTGTTGGTCGCCGCAAGCTGCGTTCTGTCGTGGGCCCTGAACTTTCCCGGCCTGGGTATTGCCGTCGTCGGCGAGATTCCGGCCGGCCTGCCCAGCTTCCAACTACCCGAGGACTTCCGCAATGTGCCCGGCTTTCTGCTGGGCGCGGGCGGCGTGCTGTTGGTGAGTTTTTCCAGCGGCATCGTCACGGCGCGCAGCTTTGCCACGGTCAGCGGTGAAGAGGTCGAGCCGAATCGCGAGTTGGTGGGCTTTGGCGCCGCGAATCTGGCCGCCGGGCTGTTTCAGGGTTTTGTCGTGACGGGCGCCGATTCGCGCACGGCCGTCAGCCTGTCTTCGGGAGCGACGTCGCCGCTCGCCAGCATTGTTGCCGCCCTGACGTTGGGGGTGATTGTGAGTGTGGCGACTGGCTTGCTGTACTGGCTGCCGCAGCCGGTGCTGGCCGCGATCCTGCTCTTCGCAGCCATGCATCTGTTTCAGTGGGGGGCGTTTGTGCAACTGGCGCGTGTGTCACGCGCAGAACTGGGCTTTGCGGTGCTGGCGGCGGTTGGCGTGGTGTTTTTCGGGGTGCTGGGCGGTGTGGTCACGGCTGTGACCGCGACGCTGATGTATGTCATGTACGTGACGGCCAATCCGCGCGACGCTTTGCTGGGCAGGCTGCCGGGCGATCATGCGCTGTGCAAGCTGCATCTCAATCCCAGCGCAGCCGCCGCCGTGCGCGCGATGTCGTGGCGCTGGCGGGCAATGCCAAATGGTTTGTTCTGGATGCCGAGGCCATGA
- a CDS encoding phosphoglycerate kinase, whose amino-acid sequence MSKVNTLSALAKEGKLAGKRVFIRADLNVPFDEAGRISEDTRIRASVPGIRMALDAGAAVMVTSHLGRPKEGVLTEEDSLVRVAQRLSELLGLPVPLVQNWVDGVKVDAGSVVLLENCRVNPGEKKDDETLSRKMAALCDVYVNDAFGTAHRAEATTHGIARFAPIACAGPLLEAELDALGRALHDPKRPLVAIVGGSKVSTKLSILQALAGKVDQLVVGGGIANTFMLAAGLPIGKSLAEPDQIAEARAVIDMMARRGAAVPIPTDVVCAKSFGADAEATVKAAAEVADDDMILDIGPQTAQTLAAILAQAGTIVWNGPVGVFEFDQFAHGTQVIARAIADSEGFSIAGGGDTLAAIAKYKIGDKVGYISTGGGAFLEFLEGKSLPAVAVLQERAA is encoded by the coding sequence ATGTCCAAAGTGAATACGCTGTCGGCTCTCGCCAAGGAAGGCAAGCTGGCTGGCAAGCGGGTTTTCATCCGCGCCGATCTGAATGTTCCCTTCGATGAGGCCGGCCGCATCAGCGAAGACACCCGTATCCGCGCCTCCGTGCCGGGCATTCGCATGGCGCTGGACGCCGGCGCTGCGGTGATGGTCACCTCGCATCTCGGACGTCCCAAGGAAGGCGTGCTGACCGAAGAAGACTCGCTGGTCCGCGTAGCTCAGCGCCTGTCCGAACTGCTCGGTCTGCCCGTGCCGCTGGTGCAGAACTGGGTTGACGGCGTGAAGGTGGATGCGGGCAGCGTGGTGCTGCTGGAAAACTGCCGCGTCAATCCGGGCGAGAAAAAAGACGACGAGACGCTGTCACGCAAGATGGCCGCGCTGTGCGACGTTTATGTGAATGACGCCTTTGGCACTGCGCATCGCGCGGAGGCCACCACGCATGGCATCGCGCGTTTCGCGCCCATCGCCTGCGCCGGTCCGCTGCTCGAAGCCGAGCTGGACGCGCTGGGTCGTGCGCTGCACGACCCCAAGCGTCCGCTGGTGGCCATTGTCGGCGGCTCCAAGGTCTCGACCAAGCTGTCCATTCTGCAGGCGCTGGCCGGTAAGGTGGATCAGTTGGTGGTGGGCGGCGGTATCGCCAATACCTTTATGCTGGCCGCGGGCCTGCCCATTGGCAAGTCGCTGGCCGAACCCGATCAGATCGCCGAGGCGCGCGCCGTCATCGATATGATGGCCCGCCGCGGCGCGGCCGTGCCTATTCCGACCGATGTGGTGTGCGCCAAGTCTTTTGGCGCCGATGCCGAGGCCACCGTCAAGGCGGCTGCCGAGGTGGCGGATGACGACATGATTCTGGATATCGGCCCGCAAACGGCCCAAACGCTGGCTGCTATTTTGGCCCAGGCAGGCACCATCGTCTGGAATGGTCCGGTGGGGGTGTTCGAATTTGATCAGTTCGCCCATGGCACACAGGTGATCGCCCGGGCGATTGCCGACTCGGAAGGCTTTTCCATCGCGGGCGGCGGCGATACGCTGGCCGCCATCGCCAAGTACAAGATTGGCGACAAGGTTGGCTATATCTCTACCGGCGGCGGCGCCTTCCTGGAGTTTCTGGAAGGCAAGTCCTTGCCCGCTGTGGCGGTGCTGCAAGAGCGCGCGGCCTGA
- the gap gene encoding type I glyceraldehyde-3-phosphate dehydrogenase, producing MTIRVAINGYGRIGRNILRAHYENGKKHDIEIVAINDLGDPKTNAHLTRFDTAHGKFPGTVEVDGEYMVVNGDKIRVLANRNPAQLPWGELKVDVVLECTGFFTSKEKASAHLQGGAKKVIISAPGGKDVDATVVFGVNQDVLRAEHTVISNASCTTNCLAPLVKPLNDKLGVETGLMTTVHAYTNDQVLTDVYHEDLRRARSATMSMIPTKTGAAAAVGLVLPELNGKLDGYAIRVPTINVSIVDLTFIAKRDTTVEEVNGILKAAADGELKNILTYNTEPLVSIDFNHNPASSNFDATLTKVSGKLVKVSSWYDNEWGFSNRMLDTTVALMNAK from the coding sequence ATGACTATTCGCGTCGCTATCAACGGCTATGGCCGTATCGGCCGCAACATCCTGCGCGCCCATTACGAAAACGGCAAAAAACACGACATCGAGATCGTGGCCATCAATGATCTGGGCGATCCCAAGACCAATGCGCACCTGACGCGCTTTGACACCGCCCACGGCAAGTTCCCCGGCACCGTCGAAGTTGACGGCGAGTACATGGTCGTCAACGGCGACAAGATCCGCGTGCTGGCCAACCGCAACCCGGCCCAGCTTCCCTGGGGCGAGCTTAAGGTTGACGTGGTGCTGGAGTGCACCGGCTTTTTCACCTCCAAGGAAAAGGCCAGCGCCCACCTGCAAGGCGGCGCCAAGAAAGTCATCATCTCGGCCCCGGGCGGCAAGGACGTGGACGCCACCGTCGTGTTCGGCGTGAACCAGGACGTGTTGCGTGCCGAGCACACCGTCATCTCGAATGCTTCTTGCACCACTAACTGCCTGGCCCCGCTGGTCAAGCCGCTCAATGACAAGCTGGGTGTCGAGACCGGCCTGATGACGACGGTGCATGCCTACACCAACGACCAGGTCCTGACCGACGTCTACCACGAAGACCTGCGTCGCGCCCGTTCGGCCACCATGAGCATGATCCCGACCAAGACCGGCGCCGCTGCCGCAGTCGGCCTGGTGCTGCCCGAACTCAATGGCAAGCTGGACGGTTACGCCATCCGCGTCCCGACCATCAACGTGTCCATCGTCGATCTGACCTTCATCGCCAAGCGCGACACGACGGTCGAAGAGGTCAACGGCATTCTGAAGGCCGCCGCCGATGGCGAGCTGAAGAACATCCTGACCTACAACACCGAACCGCTGGTCTCGATCGACTTCAACCACAACCCGGCTTCGAGCAACTTTGACGCCACCCTGACCAAGGTGTCGGGCAAGCTGGTCAAAGTCTCGTCGTGGTACGACAACGAGTGGGGCTTCTCCAACCGCATGCTCGACACCACTGTCGCGCTGATGAACGCCAAGTAA